CGATCCAGCGCCGGTGGCCCTCGTTGGGGACGAGGTCCACCAGGTGGGGGGCGTTGGCCGCCGGCGGAACCGTGTTGATTGCCATGCTAACCCCGGGTGATGCGGGCGAAACGCCGCTTGCCCACCTGGATGACGAGGCCCTCGGCGGGAATGGCGACGGTGGCCTGCGGGTCACCGACGACGGTTGCCTCGTCACTTTGGTGCAGCTTGACGCCCCCCTGCTGGATGAGGCGCCGGGCTTCGCTGGTGGAGGCGACGAGCTTGGCGCCGCTCAGGAGGGGCAGGATGCCGGCCGGAGCGTTTGCTTCGAGGCCCAGCGAGGAGAGCGTCACCTCGGGCATGTCCTCGGGGATCTGGCGCTGCTGGAACTGGCGGACGAAGGCCTCTTCTGCGCGCGCGCCCTCCTCGGCGCCGTGGTAGCGCGTGACGATGGCGCGCGCGAGGCGCATCTTGGCGTCGCGCGGGTGCAGGGTGCCCCCCTCGAGGCCGGCGAGCGTCTCTTCGATCTCGCCGAGCGGCAGGCAGGATGCGAGCCGGTAGTAGTTTTCGAGCAGGGCGTCGGGAACCGACATGACCTTGCCGTACATGTCCTCGGGGGCGTCCGTGAGGCCGATGTAGTTGTTCAGGGACTTGGACATCTTCTGGACGCCGTCGGTGCCCTCCAGGATGGGATAGAGCATGACGATCTGGGCGCTCTGCCCGGCGCTCTCCTGGAGGTGCCGGCCCATGAGGTTGTTGAACTTTTGGTCGGTCCCGCCCATCTCGATGTCGGCTTCGATCGCCACCGAGTCGTGGCCCTGCAGGAGGGGGTACATGAACTCGTGCAGGCCGATGGGGTCGTTGCGCTCGTAGCGCTTGGCGAAGTTCTCGCGGGCGAGCATCTGGGCCACGGTCGTCTGGGCCGTGAGCTTGAGGCAGTCGATCATGCTCAGCTTGCCGAGCCACTCGGAGTTGTAGCGCACCTCGGTCCGGGACAGATCGAGCACGAGCCCGAGCTGCTCGAGGTAGGTCTTGGCGTTGTGGGCGACCTCGTCGGCGGAGAGCGGAGGCCGGGTGGCCTCCTTGCCGGTGGGGTCCCCGATGGTTGCGGTGAAGTCGCCGATGATGATGACCACCTGGTGGCCCCTGTCCTGGAACCGGCGCAGCGCGTTGAGGACCACGGCATGGCCGATGTGGAGGTCGGGCTTGGTGGGATCGAAGCCGAGCTTGACGCGCAGGGGCTTGCCGGCGCGCTCCTTGAGCTTGGCCTCCAGTCCCCCGTGGGGGAGCACCTCGGCGGCACCTTGGGTCAGGTGGGCGATCTCGGGAGCGGGGGTGGTCTGCGCGGTCAAGGGGATGTCTCCATTTGTCTTCGTTTAAACAAAACTTATCACTCTTCTTTAGATTATAGCGATCGCCTTCTGCCCGTGTAAAGCCGCGGTTCGAATCCCCGAACGGCGTGCGGCGCCAGGCTTTCGATCGCCGAGTGAAGCCTCGCTCGCTTCGGCACCTAGCTTCGTTAGATAGCTGCCGCGCAGATGCCCCGCAGACGGCCTTTGTCCTGGGGCTCCAATGGTGCTAGAATGTTGGTCACTTGCTAACAGCGGTCACTAGCGACAAGTCAGGTAAACCACGCTTGCTTGCGAGGTGACGTCCTCGCAGGAGCGTTGAAAATTTTACCCATGGGCTGAACCATGGAACATACCGAACGCAAGGAAAGGATTTGCGATTATGATGGCTGAGAAGGTCGTTCCCTCGAAACCCTACTTCCCCGGTCTTGAAGGGGTCGTGGTGGCGATTTCGCAGATTACCTCGATCAACGGGACCGAGGGCAAGCTCATGTACCGCGGGTACAACATCCACGAGCTGGCCGAGCACTCGACCTACGAAGAGGTCGTGTACCTGTTGTTCAACGGTGAGCTGCCGACCGATGCCCAGCTGTCGGCGCTCAAGCAGCAGCTCGTGGCCGAGCGCGCGCTTCCCGCGCAGGTGCTCGACGTCCTGCGCCTGATGCCCAAGGACGCCAACCCCATGGCCGCCCTGCGCACCGCCGTCTCGGCGCTCGCCTTCTTCGACGCCGAGGCCGAGGAGATGTCGGTCGAGGCCAACCAGCGCAAGGCCTTCCGCCTGACCGCCCAGGTCGCCACCATCGTGGCCGCCTTCGATCGCATCCGCAAGGGCAAGGAAGTCCTCGCCCCCCGTGCGGACCTCAGCCACGCCGCCAACTTCCTCTACATGCTCAACGGCGAGGTTCCCAACGAGGTCAATGCCCGCGCCATGGACGTGGCCCTCATCCTCCACGCCGACCACGAGATGAACGCCTCGTCGTTCGCCGCGCGCGTCACCGCCTCGACCCTCTCGGACTTCTACTCGGCGATCACCTCGGCGGTGGGCACCCTCAAGGGCCCCCTGCACGGCGGCGCCAACAGCGAAGTCATGAAGATGCTGCTCGCCATCGGCGACGAGGACAAGGCCGAGGAGTACGTCAAGACGGGGCTTGCCAACAAGCAGCGCTTCATGGGCTTCGGCCACCGCGTCTACAAGACCATGGACCCCCGCGCCACGGTGCTGCGCAAGGTCTCGAAGCAGCTGGGCGAGCGCGCCGGCGACCTGAAGTGGTTCAACATGTCCGAGACCGTCGAGCGTCTGGTCAAGGCCGAGAAGGGCCTCGATCCGAACGTCGACTTCTTCTCGGCGTCGGCCTACTACATGATGGGCATCGACATGGACCTCTACACCCCGATCTTCGCGGTCAGCCGCATCGCGGGCTGGTCGGCCAACGTGCTCGAGCAGTACGCCAACAATCGCCTTATGCGCCCCGACACCGACTACACCGGTGCCAGCGAGCGCAAGTACGTCTCGATGGACAAGCGCTAGTCAGAGCGTCTCAAGGGGGGGGTGGGCATTTGCCCGCCCCCCCTTGTCGTTCACGGGACCAGCCCGGGCCCCGAGAGCAGCGTGTCGTCGCCGGCCGCGCCGAGGGCGTCGTTGAGGATGACCAGGCCGCGAAGTTGCTCGGTGAGCAGGTCGTACTTCCAGACCCTGAAATCATGGCCGACCCGGGTCTCGAAGATCAGGCCCTGCCCGTCCGGGCAGAAGATCGGGTCGAGAATCCGGACCGGAAACGCCCCGGAACCGACGCTCGCCCCCAGGTTGGGGTAGGGAACCGCGTCGAGCATGCCGCTGAGGCGATCGAGCACCAGCAGCCGCGTGTCGGTGGAGCCTGGCAACAACTGCGCGTCGACGGGGCGACGGTTGAGGCTGAACGCCACCCAGCGGCCGTCGAAGCTGATCGCGACGTGCCCGATCCGATCGCTGGCGCCCGCCAGGGCCTCGCCGCTCAGCGGCAGGAGCTCTGAGAGGTGCGGCAGGAGCACGTCGTAGAGGTAAAGTCGCCCGTCGATGTTGGCGACCACCCAGCGGCCGTCCCCCGAGAGGTCGAAGTCCTGGATCACCGCGCCGAGGGCGTCGCCTTCGGCTGCGATCTTGCCGAGCTCGCGGGCCTTGGTCGCGAAGATGGGGTCGCTCGGCTTGAGGACGATGATCCCGCGCTGGTTGATGTAGGCGACGAACTTCCCATCGGCGGTGAGGGTGGCACGGGGCCCCCCGCGGTCGGGTGGGCGGCCGTCGGTCGCCGCAACGATGCGGACTTCGTTGACCAGGTCGTAGACGAAGATCGCGGTGCCGAAGGTGAACACGATCCTGTCCTTGGCGAAGGCATAGGGATTGAGCTGCTCGAGGGCGTCGCAGTCCAGGGGGGAGTCGACCTCCTTGACCAGCGGTCCCAGCCCGGCCAGGGCGCCGCTGAGGATCCAGACGTCGCCGAGGACCGCGTCCCACAGCAGGAGACTCCCTGTCGATCGTCCGGGTCGCTCGCGGCAGGCGGTGAAGGCGATGTAGCGGCAGTCGGCGTTCCAGCGATCGGCAGGGGGGGCGGCCGTGACGGGCGAGCTGCCCCCCTTCGCAAGGAGGGCGTCGGGCGGTGTGGTGGGCCCGCCACCACACGCGGCCAGCGATGCCAGCAACAGGCAGATGGCGGCGCCTCGGATGGTAGGCATGGGGTGAACCTCGTACGCATGCCGGCATGCTTGAAGCTTATCCCCCGAACCCCTGTTTGTCCCCTTTCATCCTGGACGACTTCCTTCGCCCTCTCGCCCTCTCACGGCGGAAACGCCGCAGGGGCGGCCTGCTGGCCGCCCCTGCGAAGGTGGGATCGAGCGTTTAGCCGAGCAGGTGCTTGACCCCGTCGCGCTCCTCGTTGAGCTCCTGGAGGGTGGCGTCCATGCGCTCCTTGCTGAAGCCGTCGATCTCGAGACCCAGGACGATCTTGTAGTCGCCGTTCTCGCAGGTGCAGGGGAAGCCGTAGACGATGCCTTCGGGGATGCCGTAGCTGCCGTCCGAGGGCACGCCCATGGTCACCCACGCGCCGTTGCTGCCGAGGACCCAGTCGCGGACGTGGTCGATGGCGGCGTTGGCGGCAGAGGCCGCCGACGACAGGCCACGGGCCTCGATGATGGCGGCGCCGCGCTTGGCGACGGTGGGGATGAAGGTGTCCTTGTTCCAGGCGTCGTCGTTGATCAGGGCCTTGACGCCCTGGCCGTCGATCGTGGCGAAGCGGTAGTCGGGGTACTGGGTCGCCGAGTGGTTGCCCCAGACGACCATCTTCTCGAA
This is a stretch of genomic DNA from Pantanalinema sp.. It encodes these proteins:
- the tyrS gene encoding tyrosine--tRNA ligase; translated protein: MTAQTTPAPEIAHLTQGAAEVLPHGGLEAKLKERAGKPLRVKLGFDPTKPDLHIGHAVVLNALRRFQDRGHQVVIIIGDFTATIGDPTGKEATRPPLSADEVAHNAKTYLEQLGLVLDLSRTEVRYNSEWLGKLSMIDCLKLTAQTTVAQMLARENFAKRYERNDPIGLHEFMYPLLQGHDSVAIEADIEMGGTDQKFNNLMGRHLQESAGQSAQIVMLYPILEGTDGVQKMSKSLNNYIGLTDAPEDMYGKVMSVPDALLENYYRLASCLPLGEIEETLAGLEGGTLHPRDAKMRLARAIVTRYHGAEEGARAEEAFVRQFQQRQIPEDMPEVTLSSLGLEANAPAGILPLLSGAKLVASTSEARRLIQQGGVKLHQSDEATVVGDPQATVAIPAEGLVIQVGKRRFARITRG
- a CDS encoding citrate synthase, with translation MAEKVVPSKPYFPGLEGVVVAISQITSINGTEGKLMYRGYNIHELAEHSTYEEVVYLLFNGELPTDAQLSALKQQLVAERALPAQVLDVLRLMPKDANPMAALRTAVSALAFFDAEAEEMSVEANQRKAFRLTAQVATIVAAFDRIRKGKEVLAPRADLSHAANFLYMLNGEVPNEVNARAMDVALILHADHEMNASSFAARVTASTLSDFYSAITSAVGTLKGPLHGGANSEVMKMLLAIGDEDKAEEYVKTGLANKQRFMGFGHRVYKTMDPRATVLRKVSKQLGERAGDLKWFNMSETVERLVKAEKGLDPNVDFFSASAYYMMGIDMDLYTPIFAVSRIAGWSANVLEQYANNRLMRPDTDYTGASERKYVSMDKR